The Drosophila bipectinata strain 14024-0381.07 chromosome 2L, DbipHiC1v2, whole genome shotgun sequence genome has a segment encoding these proteins:
- the Cse1 gene encoding exportin-2 → MEVTDANLQLLAGYLQQTLSADPNVRRPAEKLLESTELQQNYPVLLLNLIDKAQMDMTIRVAGAIAFKNYVKRNWAAHEDSNEPDRIHESDRNNIKTLIVTLMLHSPLALQKQLSDAVSIIGKHDFPKKWPQLIDEMVERFASGDFNVINGVLQTAHSLFKRYRYEFKSQNLWEEIKFVLERMAKPLTDLLQATMQLTKVHENNPEALKVIYGSLVLVNKVFFSLNSQDLPEFFEDNMNTWMGAFVQQLAVDVPALRTDDDEDAGVLEHLRTQVCENICLYARKYDEEFKPFMEQFVTAVWELLVKTSLQTKYDALVSHALQFLSVVAERPHYKNIFENPEILARICDKVVIPNLDIRPSDEEIFEDSPEEYIRRDIEGSDIDTRRRAACDLVKTLSVNFEQKIFGIFGQYLEILLAKYKENPAANWRSKDTAIYLVTSWASRGGTEKHGITQTSALVPLPEFCAQQIIPELERPNVNEIPILKAAAIKYVMVFRNVLGPQILATCMPHLIRHLPAESIVVHSYAACSVEKVLTMRDASNAIVFGPQVLAPHANDLISGLFATLALPGSAENEYVMKAIMRSFHVLQSASMPFMGVALPRLTEILTLVSKNPSRPHFNHYLFETLALSVKIVCQADASAVSSFEEVLFPVFQGILQQDIIEFMPYVFQMLSVLLEVREGSGPIPEPYWALFPCLLAPALWDRSGNVKPLIRLICAFIKQGSAQILALGKINGVFGVFQKMNASKANDHEGFYLMQHMLTYFSPTDLDACMRQVFQLIFQRLSLSKTAKYITGIIVFFSFFVIKFNGSKLVQLVDELQPGMFGMLLERIFITEMSKVIKELDRKVVAVGVTKLLTETPEMFQPQYAGYWPRLLQALIDLFERPPEKLAGIEVAGENTDDGDGGYQVAFAQLTHAQPKIQDHLADIPDARKYLASAISKFSQSRVGELPTLIAPLDQEYKQMLQKYCDQAGVPVA, encoded by the exons ATGGAGGTTACAGACGCCAATTTGCAGCTGCTGGCCGGATATTTGCAGCAGACGCTGAGCGCCGATCCAAATGTTCGCCGGCCCG ctgAGAAACTTTTGGAGAGCACGGAATTGCAGCAAAATTACCCCGTTTTGCTGCTCAACCTAATAGACAAAGCTCAAATGGACATGACCATACGGGTGGCGGGCGCCATTGCATTCAAAAACTACGTGAAACGGAACTGGGCCGCCCACGAGGACAGCAACGAACCGGATCGCATTCACGAAAGCGACAGAAACAATATCAAGACTCTAATTGTGACACTTATGCTTCATTCCCCGCTGGCCCTGCAGAAGCAGCTGAGCGACGCCGTCAGCATCATTGGAAAGCATGATTTCCCTAAAAAATGGCCGCAGCTCATCGACGAGATGGTGGAGCGATTTGCCTCCGGCGATTTTAACGTAATCAATGGTGTTTTGCAAACAGCCCATTCGCTTTTCAAGCGCTATCGCTACGAATTCAAGTCCCAGAATCTGTGGGAAGAGATTAAATTTGTGCTGGAACGCATGGCTAAGCCTTTGACGGATTTACTTCAGGCCACAATGCAACTGACAAAAGTGCACGAAAATAATCCCGAGGCACTGAAAGTAATCTACGGGTCGCTGGTGCTGGTGAACAAGGTATTCTTCTCACTGAACTCGCAGGATTTGCCCGAGTTCTTTGAGGACAACATGAACACCTGGATGGGTGCGTTCGTTCAACAGCTGGCTGTCGATGTGCCAGCCTTGCGCACAGACGATGACGAAGATGCTGGCGTTCTGGAACATCTGCGCACCCAGGTATGCGAGAATATTTGTCTGTATGCCAGGAAATACGATGAGGAGTTCAAACCCTTCATGGAACAATTTGTGACAGCAGTCTGGGAGTTGCTGGTCAAGACCAGTCTGCAAACCAAATACGATGCG TTGGTGTCCCATGCCCTGCAATTCCTTTCCGTTGTGGCTGAGCGTCCGCACTACAAGAATATTTTCGAAAACCCCGAGATTTTGGCGAGGATCTGCGACAAAGTCGTCATTCCCAATCTGGACATCCGACCTTCCGACGAAGAGATTTTCGAAGACAGTCCCGAGGAGTATATTCGCCGGGATATTGAGGGTTCCGACATTGATACACGACGTCGGGCGGCCTGTGATCTAGTGAAGACCTTGTCGGTCAACTTTGAGCAGAAAATATTCGGTATCTTTGGGCAATATCTAGAGATCCTGCTGGCCAAGTACAAGGAGAATCCGGCCGCCAACTGGAGATCAAAGGATACTGCCATATACTTGGTCACATCGTGGGCTTCACGTGGTGGAACCGAAAAGCATGGCATCACCCAGACCTCGGCGCTGGTTCCCTTGCCGGAGTTTTGTGCTCAGCAGATCATTCCGGAGTTGGAAAGGCCGAATGTCAACGAAATACCCATTTTGAAGGCAGCCGCCATCAAGTACGTGATGGTGTTCCGCAACGTCTTGGGTCCTCAGATTCTAGCCACCTGCATGCCCCATCTCATTCGCCATTTACCCGCCGAAAGCATAGTGGTGCACAGCTATGCCGCCTGTTCTGTGGAAAAGGTGCTCACTATGCGCGATGCTAGCAATGCAATTGTATTCGGTCCCCAGGTCTTGGCACCGCATGCCAACGATCTAATTAGTGGTCTGTTTGCAACTCTAGCTTTGCCCGGATCCGCAGAGAATGAGTATGTGATGAAGG CCATCATGCGCAGCTTCCACGTCTTGCAATCAGCTTCTATGCCTTTTATGGGAGTGGCTCTGCCACGTCTCACGGAAATCCTTACTCTGGTCTCCAAGAATCCATCACGTCCGCACTTTAATCACTATCTTTTCGAGACCCTGGCACTGTCGGTCAA GATTGTATGCCAGGCGGATGCCTCTGCAGTCAGCTCTTTCGAAGAGGTTCTGTTCCCTGTTTTCCAGGGCATCCTGCAGCAGGATATTATCGAATTTATGCCCTATGTTTTCCAAATGCTCTCTGTTCTGCTGGAAGTACGCGAAGGCTCTGGCCCCATTCCAGAGCCTTATTGGGCCCTGTTCCCGTGCCTGCTGGCTCCCGCACTTTGGGATCGCTCGGGCAATGTGAAGCCACTGATTCGCCTCATTTGTGCTTTCATTAAGCAGGGTTCGGCGCAGATTTTGGCTCTGGGTAAAATT AATGGAGTCTTCGGCGTCTTCCAAAAAATGAATGCTTCAAAAGCCAACGATCACGAGGGATTCTATCTGATGCAGCACATGCTGACCTACTTTTCGCCTACTGATTTGGATGCCTGCATGCGTCAGGTCTTCCAGCTGATCTTCCAGCGTTTGTCGCTGTCGAAAACGGCCAAGTACATCACTGGAATCATCGTGTTCTTCAGCTTCTTTGTGATCAAGTTTAACGGCAGTAAGCTGGTTCAGCTTGTCGATGAGCTACAGCCCGGCATGTTTGGCATGCTATTGGAGCGTATATTCATTACCGAGATGTCAAAGGTCATCAAGGAACTGGACCGCAAGGTAGTGGCTGTGGGTGTCACCAAACTGCTCACCGAGACCCCGGAAATGTTCCAGCCGCAGTATGCCGGCTACTGGCCACGCTTGCTTCAAGCTCTTATCGATCTGTTCGAGCGACCACCAGAGAAGCTGGCCGGCATTGAGGTGGCCGGTGAAAATACTGATGACGGTGATGGAGGTTATCAGGTGGCTTTCGCCCAGCTCACACATGCCCAGCCCAAGATTCAGGACCACCTGGCCGATATTCCTGATGCCCGGAAATACTTGGCCAGTGCAATTTCAAAGTTCTCCCAGTCGCGCGTCGGAGAACTGCCCACTTTAATAGCGCCCCTCGACCAGGAGTACAAGCAAATGCTTCAGAAATATTGTGATCAAGCCGGCGTACCCGTTGCCTAA
- the mdy gene encoding diacylglycerol O-acyltransferase 1 translates to MTTNKDPQVKGAVKTEETKNGGTGGVGIMKRLRRSASATEHNLSSLRNRKSTQNLFDQHGNPIDLRQYRKVLDKDENGNGMNGSEKKLRYRRTQSVTRAEEISNKEEKQRRAQPGRPIHRPRDSLFSWSSGFTNFTGLVNWGFLLLCIGGLRLGLENLLKYGIRINPLDWFFFISGHNEGEGHNALILSIYSLVHISLCLAVEKGLAMEIIAEGLGIFIQIVNIIVLVCLPVVSIHLRGHAFSLMGASTVCFYYSVLFLKLWSYVQTNMWCRQTYYQKNPRERRPSITLAELKNGALDGGDDDEAIPKLVQYPDNLTYRDLVYFLCAPTLCYELNFPRTSRVRKRFLLKRLLEVVIGVNVVMALFQQWIIPSVRNSLIPFSNMDVALATERLLKLALPNHLCWLCFFYLMFHSFLNAVGELLNFADRNFYCDWWNANNIDTFWRTWNMPVHRWCVRHLYIPVVQMGYSSRQASTIVFLFSAFFHEYLVSVPLQTYKIWAFMGMMGQIPLSAVSKYIEKRLGPRMGNIIVWASIILGQPLCIMAYYHDYVVHHFKSALNGTDYTS, encoded by the exons ATGACCACCAATAAGGATCCCCAAGTCAAGGGAGCCGTCAAAACAGAAGAGACCAAAAATGGTGGAACCGGAGGGGTTGGGATTATGAAACGCTTGAGAAGATCCGCCTCCGCCACGGAACACAATCTCAGTAGTTTGAGGAATCGGAAATCCACCCAAAACCTATTCGATCAGCATGGTAATCCCATTGATTTGCGGCAATATCGCAAAGTTTTGGACAAGGATGAGAACGGAAATGGGATGAACGGAAGCGAGAAGAAACTGCGCTACAGAAGAACCCAAAGTGTGACGAGGGCTGAAGAAATCTCCAACAAGGAGGAGAAACAGCGAAGAGCTCAGCCTGGAAGACC GATTCATCGCCCTAGAGACTCGCTGTTTTCCTGGAGCTCCGGGTTCACCAACTTTACGGGCCTGGTTAACTGGGGCTTTCTTCTACTCTGCATTGGTGGTCTACGTCTGGGTCTGGAGAACCTACTTAA aTATGGCATTCGCATTAATCCCCTGGACTGGTTCTTTTTTATCAGTGGACACAACGAAGGCGAAGGTCACAATGCCCTCATCTTGAGCATTT ATTCCCTAGTTCATATATCCCTCTGTCTTGCTGTGGAGAAAGGCCTGGCTATG gaaATTATTGCCGAAGGACTGGGTATCTTTATTCAGATCGTAAACATAATTGTACTGGTCTGCTTGCCGGTGGTGAGCATTCATCTTCGAGGACATGCCTTTAGCTTGA TGGGAGCTTCTACGGTTTGCTTTTATTACTCTGTTCTGTTTCTGAAACTCTGGAGCTATGTGCAGACAAATATGTGGTGTCGTCAGACTTACTACCAAAAGAACCCCAGAGAACGTAGACCCAGCATTACCTTAGCAGAACTGA AGAATGGAGCCCTGGATGGTGGCGATGACGATGAAGCCATCCCCAAGCTGGTACAGTACCCGGATAATCTCACCTACAGGGATCTCGTGTACTTCCTTTGTGCCCCCACTCTGTGTTATGAACTAAACTTTCCACGCACTTCACGCGTGCGCAAACGCTTTTTGCTGAAGCGTCTTCTGGAGGTTGTGATTGGAGTAAATGTGGTCATGGCACTGTTTCAGCAATGGATTATTCCCTCAGTTCGCAACTCTTTAATCCCATTCTCCAACATGGATGTTGCTTTGGCCACTGAGCGACTCCTGAAACTAGCG TTACCCAATCACCTTTGCTGGCTATGCTTTTTCTACCTGATGTTCCACTCCTTCCTGAACGCGGTGGGGGAACTACTAAACTTTGCTGATCGTAACTTTTACTGTGATTGGTGGAATGCCAATAATATTGATACTTTTTGGAGAACCTGGAACATGCCCGTCCACAGATGGTGTGTTCGTCACCTGTACATCCCAGTGGTTCAAATGGGTTACTCTTCGCGACAGGCTTCAACTATAGTTTTCCTGTTTAGCGCCTTCTTCCATGAATACTTG GTTTCAGTTCCTCTACAAACGTACAAGATTTGGGCCTTTATGGGAATGATGGGCCAGATTCCTCTATCGGCTGTTTCCAAATATATTGAAAAGCGTTTGGGGCCCCGAATGGGCAACATTATTGTTTGGGCCTCCATTATCCTGGGCCAGCCCCTCTGCATTATGGCCTACTACCATGATTATGTGGTACACCATTTTAAAAGCGCACTCAACGGCACCGATTATACGTCATAG